Proteins encoded by one window of Carassius carassius chromosome 30, fCarCar2.1, whole genome shotgun sequence:
- the LOC132110506 gene encoding phosphofurin acidic cluster sorting protein 2-like isoform X3, with protein sequence MAERSGRLSFPGSGALNRPVPMNLFATWEIDGSSPNCIPRLCSLTLKKLVVMKELDKELISVVIAVKIQGSKRILRSHEIVLPPAGGVETDLALTFSLQYPHFLKREGNKLQILLQRRKRYKNRTILGYKTLAAGSIDMAEVMQHPAEGGQVLALCSNQKEFLGKVAEIWIYSLSSQPIDHEEAAILGQKIKCSDNYSEEEYESFSSEQEASDDAAQGQDLEDDEYEIRKSTKQRRSIVRTASITRQNFKQRVVALLKRFRVSDEVLDSEQDPAEPPPEVEEDLDLESLEFENPSDSGPDLDDDESVLSTPKPKLKPYFEGISLSSSQTEIGSIHSVRSQREPPSPMDPDKIRAVGGKFQMDNESDNVSMGDPEVVTPTTELEMMDNLDSFMERLPPLGRMTKTESLIIPSNRVEPKLAGRRGRSTSLKERQPSRPPNQRANSLDNECSLDTRCHLQIPRKTVYDQLNHILVSDSHLPDSIILINTSDWQGQYVSEVLQNHGLPVVCTCTMADIQAALSTIISRIQRFCNSNSVTPSPVRIGVAGAQHYLSVVLRLFVDHLTHKTPDWLGYLRFLIIPLGVHPVAKYLASIDYRYNSLFQDSAWRDLFHKPEAPTSAVQDSPDVVSRVTQYMLGANGALQLPIAEAMLTYKQKRKKSFHFDFAVSPDEDSCQKFIPFIGVVKVGIVEQASATSGDSDDAAPVGSSLLSSTPPAQISPLLKEASPTPPSSPSVHMSSTPGGGQGELMGLQVDYWIAPSERKKEVEKRDSKNTLKGTFRSLQVSRLPLGGAETTHQPTMSMTVVTKEKNKKVMFLPKKTKDKEAESKSQVIEGISRLICTAKHQQTMLKGDQPIRIHQMLIDGVEWNDVKFFQLAAQWSSHVKHFPLAIFGSSKGPH encoded by the exons GTTGTGTAGTCTGACTTTGAAGAAGCTGGTGGTGATGAAGGAACTCGACAAGGAGCTGATTTCGGTCGTCATTGCAGTCAAGATTCAG GGCTCCAAGAGAATCCTGCGCTCCCATGAGATAGTGCTGCCCCCTGCTGGGGGAGTGGAGACTGATCTCGCTCTCACATTCTCACTACAG TACCCTCATTTTCTGAAACGCGAGGGAAATAAGTTGCAAATCCTGCTTCAGCGGAGGAAGAGGTACAAAAACCGAACAATTTTGGGTTACAAGACTTTGGCTGCTGGTTCTATAGACATGGCAGAG gtgatgcAGCATCCTGCAGAAGGTGGGCAGGTCTTGGCTCTTTGCAGTAATCAGAAGGAGTTTCTGGGTAAAGTTGCGGAGATTTGGATCTATTCCTTGTCCAGTCAGCCTATAGACCACGAGGAGGCAGCCATTCTGGGACAGAAAATCAAATGTTCGg ATAATTACTCAGAAGAAGAGTATGAAAGCTTCTCATCGGAGCAGGAGGCCAGTGATGACGCAGCACAAGGACAG GATCTCGAGGATGACGAGTACGAGATAAGGAAATCAACAAAGCAAAGGAGGTCAATAGTCCGGACGGCGTCGATCACCAGG CAGAACTTTAAGCAGCGCGTGGTGGCGTTGCTCAAACGGTTCAGAGTTTCTGATGAG GTATTGGACTCAGAGCAGGACCCAGCCGAGCCTCCTCCAGAAGTAGAGGAAGATCTGGATCTGGAGAGTTTAGAGTTCGAGAATCCCAGTGACAGTGGACCGGATCTGGATGATGATGAAAGTGTTCTCAGCACCCCAAAACCCAAACTCAA GCCATATTTCGAAGGAATTTCTCTGTCCAGCTCTCAGACAGAAATTGGCAGCATTCACAGTGTTAGGAGTCAGAGAGAGCCGCCCAGTCCA ATGGATCCTGATAAAATAAGGGCTGTAGGTGGAAAGTTTCAGATGGATAATGAATCTGATAATGTTTCAATG ggtgatCCTGAGGTTGTGACCCCTACCACAGAACTTGAGATGATGGACAACCTGGACTCTTTCATGGAGAGGTTGCCTCCTTTAGGCCGGATGACCAAAACCGAGTCACTTATCATTCCATCAAACCG GGTGGAGCCAAAGTTGGCAGGGCGACGGGGGCGGAGCACATCACTTAAAGAAAGGCAGCCCAGTCGACCACCCAACCAGAGAGCCAACAGTCTGGACAATGAGTGCTCGCTTGACACCCGCTGCCACCTACAG ATTCCACGCAAAACGGTTTATGACCAGCTAAACCACATCCTGGTATCAGACAGCCATCTTCCTGACAGCATCATCCTTATTAACACCTCAGACTGGCAGGGCCAG TATGTATCTGAGGTTTTACAGAATCACGGTCTTCCTGTTGTTTGTACATGCACCATGGCTGACATACAGGCTGCACTCAGCACCATCATCTCTCGCATTCAGAGATT ttgtAACAGTAACTCAGTCACACCGTCTCCAGTGCGGATCGGAGTAGCAGGAGCTCAGCATTACCTGTCTGTTGTTTTGCGTTTATTTGTGGATCACCTGACACACAAAACCCCCGACTGGCTCGGATACCTGCGATTCCTTATCATCCCGCTTG gGGTTCATCCAGTGGCTAAATATCTGGCCAGTATAGACTACAGATATAACAGCCTGTTCCAGGACTCAGCGTGGAGAGATCTTTTCCACAAACCAGAAGCGCCGACCTCAG CAGTTCAGGACAGTCCAGATGTGGTTTCCAGGGTAACGCAGTATATGTTGGGAGCGAATGGAGCTCTTCAGCTGCCCATAGCAGAGGCCATGCTTACCTATAAGCAGAAAAG GAAAAAgagctttcattttgattttgcagTAAG TCCTGATGAAGACTCGTGTCAAAAATTCATTCCTTTTATTGGG GTGGTTAAAGTGGGGATTGTTGAACAAGCTTCTGCCACATCTG GCGATTCAGATGACGCTGCTCCGGTGGGATCTTCTCTTCTCTCGTCTACTCCTCCTGCACAGATCTCCCCATTACTGAAAGAAGCATCTCCAACGCCTCCTTCCTCTCCATCTGTACACATGTccag TACTCCTGGAGGAGGTCAGGGGGAGCTGATGGGTCTTCAGGTTGATTACTGGATTGCTCCATCAGAGAGGAAGAAAGAAGTGGAGAAGAGAGACTCCAAAAACACGCTTAAGGGCACCTTCCGTTCACTGCAGGTTAGCCGCCTCCCACTGGGCGGAGCAGAGACGACACATCAGCCAACCATGTCCATGACTGTTGTCACCAAAGAGAAGAATAAGAAGG TGATGTTTCTGCCTAAAAAGACCAAGGATAAGGAGGCAGAGTCTAAGAGTCAGGTGATAGAGGGAATAAGTCGACTCATCTGCACAGCCAAACACCAGCAGACCATGCTGAAAGGTGATCAGCCAATCCGAATTCATCAAA TGTTGATAGATGGAGTGGAATGGAACGATGTGAAGTTTTTCCAGCTTGCGGCTCAGTGGTCATCTCATGTCAAACACTTCCCGCTTGCCATCTTTGGATCCTCCAAAGGGCCTCACTGA
- the LOC132110506 gene encoding phosphofurin acidic cluster sorting protein 2-like isoform X4 yields the protein MAERSGRLSFPGSGALNRPVPMNLFATWEIDGSSPNCIPRLCSLTLKKLVVMKELDKELISVVIAVKIQGSKRILRSHEIVLPPAGGVETDLALTFSLQYPHFLKREGNKLQILLQRRKRYKNRTILGYKTLAAGSIDMAEVMQHPAEGGQVLALCSNQKEFLGKVAEIWIYSLSSQPIDHEEAAILGQKIKCSDNYSEEEYESFSSEQEASDDAAQGQDLEDDEYEIRKSTKQRRSIVRTASITRQQNFKQRVVALLKRFRVSDEVLDSEQDPAEPPPEVEEDLDLESLEFENPSDSGPDLDDDESVLSTPKPKLKPYFEGISLSSSQTEIGSIHSVRSQREPPSPMDPDKIRAVGGKFQMDNESDNVSMGDPEVVTPTTELEMMDNLDSFMERLPPLGRMTKTESLIIPSNRVEPKLAGRRGRSTSLKERQPSRPPNQRANSLDNECSLDTRCHLQIPRKTVYDQLNHILVSDSHLPDSIILINTSDWQGQYVSEVLQNHGLPVVCTCTMADIQAALSTIISRIQRFCNSNSVTPSPVRIGVAGAQHYLSVVLRLFVDHLTHKTPDWLGYLRFLIIPLGVHPVAKYLASIDYRYNSLFQDSAWRDLFHKPEAPTSAVQDSPDVVSRVTQYMLGANGALQLPIAEAMLTYKQKRKKSFHFDFAVSPDEDSCQKFIPFIGVVKVGIVEQASATSGDSDDAAPVGSSLLSSTPPAQISPLLKEASPTPPSSPSVHMSSTPGGGQGELMGLQVDYWIAPSERKKEVEKRDSKNTLKGTFRSLQVSRLPLGGAETTHQPTMSMTVVTKEKNKKVMFLPKKTKDKEAESKSQVIEGISRLICTAKHQQTMLKVLIDGVEWNDVKFFQLAAQWSSHVKHFPLAIFGSSKGPH from the exons GTTGTGTAGTCTGACTTTGAAGAAGCTGGTGGTGATGAAGGAACTCGACAAGGAGCTGATTTCGGTCGTCATTGCAGTCAAGATTCAG GGCTCCAAGAGAATCCTGCGCTCCCATGAGATAGTGCTGCCCCCTGCTGGGGGAGTGGAGACTGATCTCGCTCTCACATTCTCACTACAG TACCCTCATTTTCTGAAACGCGAGGGAAATAAGTTGCAAATCCTGCTTCAGCGGAGGAAGAGGTACAAAAACCGAACAATTTTGGGTTACAAGACTTTGGCTGCTGGTTCTATAGACATGGCAGAG gtgatgcAGCATCCTGCAGAAGGTGGGCAGGTCTTGGCTCTTTGCAGTAATCAGAAGGAGTTTCTGGGTAAAGTTGCGGAGATTTGGATCTATTCCTTGTCCAGTCAGCCTATAGACCACGAGGAGGCAGCCATTCTGGGACAGAAAATCAAATGTTCGg ATAATTACTCAGAAGAAGAGTATGAAAGCTTCTCATCGGAGCAGGAGGCCAGTGATGACGCAGCACAAGGACAG GATCTCGAGGATGACGAGTACGAGATAAGGAAATCAACAAAGCAAAGGAGGTCAATAGTCCGGACGGCGTCGATCACCAGG CAGCAGAACTTTAAGCAGCGCGTGGTGGCGTTGCTCAAACGGTTCAGAGTTTCTGATGAG GTATTGGACTCAGAGCAGGACCCAGCCGAGCCTCCTCCAGAAGTAGAGGAAGATCTGGATCTGGAGAGTTTAGAGTTCGAGAATCCCAGTGACAGTGGACCGGATCTGGATGATGATGAAAGTGTTCTCAGCACCCCAAAACCCAAACTCAA GCCATATTTCGAAGGAATTTCTCTGTCCAGCTCTCAGACAGAAATTGGCAGCATTCACAGTGTTAGGAGTCAGAGAGAGCCGCCCAGTCCA ATGGATCCTGATAAAATAAGGGCTGTAGGTGGAAAGTTTCAGATGGATAATGAATCTGATAATGTTTCAATG ggtgatCCTGAGGTTGTGACCCCTACCACAGAACTTGAGATGATGGACAACCTGGACTCTTTCATGGAGAGGTTGCCTCCTTTAGGCCGGATGACCAAAACCGAGTCACTTATCATTCCATCAAACCG GGTGGAGCCAAAGTTGGCAGGGCGACGGGGGCGGAGCACATCACTTAAAGAAAGGCAGCCCAGTCGACCACCCAACCAGAGAGCCAACAGTCTGGACAATGAGTGCTCGCTTGACACCCGCTGCCACCTACAG ATTCCACGCAAAACGGTTTATGACCAGCTAAACCACATCCTGGTATCAGACAGCCATCTTCCTGACAGCATCATCCTTATTAACACCTCAGACTGGCAGGGCCAG TATGTATCTGAGGTTTTACAGAATCACGGTCTTCCTGTTGTTTGTACATGCACCATGGCTGACATACAGGCTGCACTCAGCACCATCATCTCTCGCATTCAGAGATT ttgtAACAGTAACTCAGTCACACCGTCTCCAGTGCGGATCGGAGTAGCAGGAGCTCAGCATTACCTGTCTGTTGTTTTGCGTTTATTTGTGGATCACCTGACACACAAAACCCCCGACTGGCTCGGATACCTGCGATTCCTTATCATCCCGCTTG gGGTTCATCCAGTGGCTAAATATCTGGCCAGTATAGACTACAGATATAACAGCCTGTTCCAGGACTCAGCGTGGAGAGATCTTTTCCACAAACCAGAAGCGCCGACCTCAG CAGTTCAGGACAGTCCAGATGTGGTTTCCAGGGTAACGCAGTATATGTTGGGAGCGAATGGAGCTCTTCAGCTGCCCATAGCAGAGGCCATGCTTACCTATAAGCAGAAAAG GAAAAAgagctttcattttgattttgcagTAAG TCCTGATGAAGACTCGTGTCAAAAATTCATTCCTTTTATTGGG GTGGTTAAAGTGGGGATTGTTGAACAAGCTTCTGCCACATCTG GCGATTCAGATGACGCTGCTCCGGTGGGATCTTCTCTTCTCTCGTCTACTCCTCCTGCACAGATCTCCCCATTACTGAAAGAAGCATCTCCAACGCCTCCTTCCTCTCCATCTGTACACATGTccag TACTCCTGGAGGAGGTCAGGGGGAGCTGATGGGTCTTCAGGTTGATTACTGGATTGCTCCATCAGAGAGGAAGAAAGAAGTGGAGAAGAGAGACTCCAAAAACACGCTTAAGGGCACCTTCCGTTCACTGCAGGTTAGCCGCCTCCCACTGGGCGGAGCAGAGACGACACATCAGCCAACCATGTCCATGACTGTTGTCACCAAAGAGAAGAATAAGAAGG TGATGTTTCTGCCTAAAAAGACCAAGGATAAGGAGGCAGAGTCTAAGAGTCAGGTGATAGAGGGAATAAGTCGACTCATCTGCACAGCCAAACACCAGCAGACCATGCTGAAAG TGTTGATAGATGGAGTGGAATGGAACGATGTGAAGTTTTTCCAGCTTGCGGCTCAGTGGTCATCTCATGTCAAACACTTCCCGCTTGCCATCTTTGGATCCTCCAAAGGGCCTCACTGA
- the LOC132110506 gene encoding phosphofurin acidic cluster sorting protein 2-like isoform X1, producing MAERSGRLSFPGSGALNRPVPMNLFATWEIDGSSPNCIPRLCSLTLKKLVVMKELDKELISVVIAVKIQGSKRILRSHEIVLPPAGGVETDLALTFSLQYPHFLKREGNKLQILLQRRKRYKNRTILGYKTLAAGSIDMAEVMQHPAEGGQVLALCSNQKEFLGKVAEIWIYSLSSQPIDHEEAAILGQKIKCSDNYSEEEYESFSSEQEASDDAAQGQDLEDDEYEIRKSTKQRRSIVRTASITRQQNFKQRVVALLKRFRVSDEVLDSEQDPAEPPPEVEEDLDLESLEFENPSDSGPDLDDDESVLSTPKPKLKPYFEGISLSSSQTEIGSIHSVRSQREPPSPMDPDKIRAVGGKFQMDNESDNVSMGDPEVVTPTTELEMMDNLDSFMERLPPLGRMTKTESLIIPSNRVEPKLAGRRGRSTSLKERQPSRPPNQRANSLDNECSLDTRCHLQIPRKTVYDQLNHILVSDSHLPDSIILINTSDWQGQYVSEVLQNHGLPVVCTCTMADIQAALSTIISRIQRFCNSNSVTPSPVRIGVAGAQHYLSVVLRLFVDHLTHKTPDWLGYLRFLIIPLGVHPVAKYLASIDYRYNSLFQDSAWRDLFHKPEAPTSAVQDSPDVVSRVTQYMLGANGALQLPIAEAMLTYKQKRKKSFHFDFAVSPDEDSCQKFIPFIGVVKVGIVEQASATSGDSDDAAPVGSSLLSSTPPAQISPLLKEASPTPPSSPSVHMSSTPGGGQGELMGLQVDYWIAPSERKKEVEKRDSKNTLKGTFRSLQVSRLPLGGAETTHQPTMSMTVVTKEKNKKVMFLPKKTKDKEAESKSQVIEGISRLICTAKHQQTMLKGDQPIRIHQMLIDGVEWNDVKFFQLAAQWSSHVKHFPLAIFGSSKGPH from the exons GTTGTGTAGTCTGACTTTGAAGAAGCTGGTGGTGATGAAGGAACTCGACAAGGAGCTGATTTCGGTCGTCATTGCAGTCAAGATTCAG GGCTCCAAGAGAATCCTGCGCTCCCATGAGATAGTGCTGCCCCCTGCTGGGGGAGTGGAGACTGATCTCGCTCTCACATTCTCACTACAG TACCCTCATTTTCTGAAACGCGAGGGAAATAAGTTGCAAATCCTGCTTCAGCGGAGGAAGAGGTACAAAAACCGAACAATTTTGGGTTACAAGACTTTGGCTGCTGGTTCTATAGACATGGCAGAG gtgatgcAGCATCCTGCAGAAGGTGGGCAGGTCTTGGCTCTTTGCAGTAATCAGAAGGAGTTTCTGGGTAAAGTTGCGGAGATTTGGATCTATTCCTTGTCCAGTCAGCCTATAGACCACGAGGAGGCAGCCATTCTGGGACAGAAAATCAAATGTTCGg ATAATTACTCAGAAGAAGAGTATGAAAGCTTCTCATCGGAGCAGGAGGCCAGTGATGACGCAGCACAAGGACAG GATCTCGAGGATGACGAGTACGAGATAAGGAAATCAACAAAGCAAAGGAGGTCAATAGTCCGGACGGCGTCGATCACCAGG CAGCAGAACTTTAAGCAGCGCGTGGTGGCGTTGCTCAAACGGTTCAGAGTTTCTGATGAG GTATTGGACTCAGAGCAGGACCCAGCCGAGCCTCCTCCAGAAGTAGAGGAAGATCTGGATCTGGAGAGTTTAGAGTTCGAGAATCCCAGTGACAGTGGACCGGATCTGGATGATGATGAAAGTGTTCTCAGCACCCCAAAACCCAAACTCAA GCCATATTTCGAAGGAATTTCTCTGTCCAGCTCTCAGACAGAAATTGGCAGCATTCACAGTGTTAGGAGTCAGAGAGAGCCGCCCAGTCCA ATGGATCCTGATAAAATAAGGGCTGTAGGTGGAAAGTTTCAGATGGATAATGAATCTGATAATGTTTCAATG ggtgatCCTGAGGTTGTGACCCCTACCACAGAACTTGAGATGATGGACAACCTGGACTCTTTCATGGAGAGGTTGCCTCCTTTAGGCCGGATGACCAAAACCGAGTCACTTATCATTCCATCAAACCG GGTGGAGCCAAAGTTGGCAGGGCGACGGGGGCGGAGCACATCACTTAAAGAAAGGCAGCCCAGTCGACCACCCAACCAGAGAGCCAACAGTCTGGACAATGAGTGCTCGCTTGACACCCGCTGCCACCTACAG ATTCCACGCAAAACGGTTTATGACCAGCTAAACCACATCCTGGTATCAGACAGCCATCTTCCTGACAGCATCATCCTTATTAACACCTCAGACTGGCAGGGCCAG TATGTATCTGAGGTTTTACAGAATCACGGTCTTCCTGTTGTTTGTACATGCACCATGGCTGACATACAGGCTGCACTCAGCACCATCATCTCTCGCATTCAGAGATT ttgtAACAGTAACTCAGTCACACCGTCTCCAGTGCGGATCGGAGTAGCAGGAGCTCAGCATTACCTGTCTGTTGTTTTGCGTTTATTTGTGGATCACCTGACACACAAAACCCCCGACTGGCTCGGATACCTGCGATTCCTTATCATCCCGCTTG gGGTTCATCCAGTGGCTAAATATCTGGCCAGTATAGACTACAGATATAACAGCCTGTTCCAGGACTCAGCGTGGAGAGATCTTTTCCACAAACCAGAAGCGCCGACCTCAG CAGTTCAGGACAGTCCAGATGTGGTTTCCAGGGTAACGCAGTATATGTTGGGAGCGAATGGAGCTCTTCAGCTGCCCATAGCAGAGGCCATGCTTACCTATAAGCAGAAAAG GAAAAAgagctttcattttgattttgcagTAAG TCCTGATGAAGACTCGTGTCAAAAATTCATTCCTTTTATTGGG GTGGTTAAAGTGGGGATTGTTGAACAAGCTTCTGCCACATCTG GCGATTCAGATGACGCTGCTCCGGTGGGATCTTCTCTTCTCTCGTCTACTCCTCCTGCACAGATCTCCCCATTACTGAAAGAAGCATCTCCAACGCCTCCTTCCTCTCCATCTGTACACATGTccag TACTCCTGGAGGAGGTCAGGGGGAGCTGATGGGTCTTCAGGTTGATTACTGGATTGCTCCATCAGAGAGGAAGAAAGAAGTGGAGAAGAGAGACTCCAAAAACACGCTTAAGGGCACCTTCCGTTCACTGCAGGTTAGCCGCCTCCCACTGGGCGGAGCAGAGACGACACATCAGCCAACCATGTCCATGACTGTTGTCACCAAAGAGAAGAATAAGAAGG TGATGTTTCTGCCTAAAAAGACCAAGGATAAGGAGGCAGAGTCTAAGAGTCAGGTGATAGAGGGAATAAGTCGACTCATCTGCACAGCCAAACACCAGCAGACCATGCTGAAAGGTGATCAGCCAATCCGAATTCATCAAA TGTTGATAGATGGAGTGGAATGGAACGATGTGAAGTTTTTCCAGCTTGCGGCTCAGTGGTCATCTCATGTCAAACACTTCCCGCTTGCCATCTTTGGATCCTCCAAAGGGCCTCACTGA
- the LOC132110506 gene encoding phosphofurin acidic cluster sorting protein 2-like isoform X5, which yields MAERSGRLSFPGSGALNRPVPMNLFATWEIDGSSPNCIPRLCSLTLKKLVVMKELDKELISVVIAVKIQGSKRILRSHEIVLPPAGGVETDLALTFSLQYPHFLKREGNKLQILLQRRKRYKNRTILGYKTLAAGSIDMAEVMQHPAEGGQVLALCSNQKEFLGKVAEIWIYSLSSQPIDHEEAAILGQKIKCSDNYSEEEYESFSSEQEASDDAAQGQDLEDDEYEIRKSTKQRRSIVRTASITRQQNFKQRVVALLKRFRVSDEVLDSEQDPAEPPPEVEEDLDLESLEFENPSDSGPDLDDDESVLSTPKPKLKPYFEGISLSSSQTEIGSIHSVRSQREPPSPMDPDKIRAVGGKFQMDNESDNVSMGDPEVVTPTTELEMMDNLDSFMERLPPLGRMTKTESLIIPSNRVEPKLAGRRGRSTSLKERQPSRPPNQRANSLDNECSLDTRCHLQIPRKTVYDQLNHILVSDSHLPDSIILINTSDWQGQYVSEVLQNHGLPVVCTCTMADIQAALSTIISRIQRFCNSNSVTPSPVRIGVAGAQHYLSVVLRLFVDHLTHKTPDWLGYLRFLIIPLGVHPVAKYLASIDYRYNSLFQDSAWRDLFHKPEAPTSAVQDSPDVVSRVTQYMLGANGALQLPIAEAMLTYKQKSPDEDSCQKFIPFIGVVKVGIVEQASATSGDSDDAAPVGSSLLSSTPPAQISPLLKEASPTPPSSPSVHMSSTPGGGQGELMGLQVDYWIAPSERKKEVEKRDSKNTLKGTFRSLQVSRLPLGGAETTHQPTMSMTVVTKEKNKKVMFLPKKTKDKEAESKSQVIEGISRLICTAKHQQTMLKGDQPIRIHQMLIDGVEWNDVKFFQLAAQWSSHVKHFPLAIFGSSKGPH from the exons GTTGTGTAGTCTGACTTTGAAGAAGCTGGTGGTGATGAAGGAACTCGACAAGGAGCTGATTTCGGTCGTCATTGCAGTCAAGATTCAG GGCTCCAAGAGAATCCTGCGCTCCCATGAGATAGTGCTGCCCCCTGCTGGGGGAGTGGAGACTGATCTCGCTCTCACATTCTCACTACAG TACCCTCATTTTCTGAAACGCGAGGGAAATAAGTTGCAAATCCTGCTTCAGCGGAGGAAGAGGTACAAAAACCGAACAATTTTGGGTTACAAGACTTTGGCTGCTGGTTCTATAGACATGGCAGAG gtgatgcAGCATCCTGCAGAAGGTGGGCAGGTCTTGGCTCTTTGCAGTAATCAGAAGGAGTTTCTGGGTAAAGTTGCGGAGATTTGGATCTATTCCTTGTCCAGTCAGCCTATAGACCACGAGGAGGCAGCCATTCTGGGACAGAAAATCAAATGTTCGg ATAATTACTCAGAAGAAGAGTATGAAAGCTTCTCATCGGAGCAGGAGGCCAGTGATGACGCAGCACAAGGACAG GATCTCGAGGATGACGAGTACGAGATAAGGAAATCAACAAAGCAAAGGAGGTCAATAGTCCGGACGGCGTCGATCACCAGG CAGCAGAACTTTAAGCAGCGCGTGGTGGCGTTGCTCAAACGGTTCAGAGTTTCTGATGAG GTATTGGACTCAGAGCAGGACCCAGCCGAGCCTCCTCCAGAAGTAGAGGAAGATCTGGATCTGGAGAGTTTAGAGTTCGAGAATCCCAGTGACAGTGGACCGGATCTGGATGATGATGAAAGTGTTCTCAGCACCCCAAAACCCAAACTCAA GCCATATTTCGAAGGAATTTCTCTGTCCAGCTCTCAGACAGAAATTGGCAGCATTCACAGTGTTAGGAGTCAGAGAGAGCCGCCCAGTCCA ATGGATCCTGATAAAATAAGGGCTGTAGGTGGAAAGTTTCAGATGGATAATGAATCTGATAATGTTTCAATG ggtgatCCTGAGGTTGTGACCCCTACCACAGAACTTGAGATGATGGACAACCTGGACTCTTTCATGGAGAGGTTGCCTCCTTTAGGCCGGATGACCAAAACCGAGTCACTTATCATTCCATCAAACCG GGTGGAGCCAAAGTTGGCAGGGCGACGGGGGCGGAGCACATCACTTAAAGAAAGGCAGCCCAGTCGACCACCCAACCAGAGAGCCAACAGTCTGGACAATGAGTGCTCGCTTGACACCCGCTGCCACCTACAG ATTCCACGCAAAACGGTTTATGACCAGCTAAACCACATCCTGGTATCAGACAGCCATCTTCCTGACAGCATCATCCTTATTAACACCTCAGACTGGCAGGGCCAG TATGTATCTGAGGTTTTACAGAATCACGGTCTTCCTGTTGTTTGTACATGCACCATGGCTGACATACAGGCTGCACTCAGCACCATCATCTCTCGCATTCAGAGATT ttgtAACAGTAACTCAGTCACACCGTCTCCAGTGCGGATCGGAGTAGCAGGAGCTCAGCATTACCTGTCTGTTGTTTTGCGTTTATTTGTGGATCACCTGACACACAAAACCCCCGACTGGCTCGGATACCTGCGATTCCTTATCATCCCGCTTG gGGTTCATCCAGTGGCTAAATATCTGGCCAGTATAGACTACAGATATAACAGCCTGTTCCAGGACTCAGCGTGGAGAGATCTTTTCCACAAACCAGAAGCGCCGACCTCAG CAGTTCAGGACAGTCCAGATGTGGTTTCCAGGGTAACGCAGTATATGTTGGGAGCGAATGGAGCTCTTCAGCTGCCCATAGCAGAGGCCATGCTTACCTATAAGCAGAAAAG TCCTGATGAAGACTCGTGTCAAAAATTCATTCCTTTTATTGGG GTGGTTAAAGTGGGGATTGTTGAACAAGCTTCTGCCACATCTG GCGATTCAGATGACGCTGCTCCGGTGGGATCTTCTCTTCTCTCGTCTACTCCTCCTGCACAGATCTCCCCATTACTGAAAGAAGCATCTCCAACGCCTCCTTCCTCTCCATCTGTACACATGTccag TACTCCTGGAGGAGGTCAGGGGGAGCTGATGGGTCTTCAGGTTGATTACTGGATTGCTCCATCAGAGAGGAAGAAAGAAGTGGAGAAGAGAGACTCCAAAAACACGCTTAAGGGCACCTTCCGTTCACTGCAGGTTAGCCGCCTCCCACTGGGCGGAGCAGAGACGACACATCAGCCAACCATGTCCATGACTGTTGTCACCAAAGAGAAGAATAAGAAGG TGATGTTTCTGCCTAAAAAGACCAAGGATAAGGAGGCAGAGTCTAAGAGTCAGGTGATAGAGGGAATAAGTCGACTCATCTGCACAGCCAAACACCAGCAGACCATGCTGAAAGGTGATCAGCCAATCCGAATTCATCAAA TGTTGATAGATGGAGTGGAATGGAACGATGTGAAGTTTTTCCAGCTTGCGGCTCAGTGGTCATCTCATGTCAAACACTTCCCGCTTGCCATCTTTGGATCCTCCAAAGGGCCTCACTGA